The proteins below are encoded in one region of Winogradskyella helgolandensis:
- a CDS encoding porin family protein, translated as MKKYLVALVFVSFTSIVMSQDILYGVRGALNVSNLDFDPDANFENKHRNGFAFAGFADFNLSDNLSLLTELQWSAEGGKERNLRADYLKLPILLRFSISDDLLLGVGPQVALKTWEYEDAFSTFVFSGVAGVEYMITDELFLDARYYYGITNILDEDLTDIEAKNHVIQFGFGIKL; from the coding sequence ATGAAAAAATATTTAGTTGCCTTAGTATTCGTTTCTTTCACTTCTATAGTTATGTCTCAAGATATTCTATACGGTGTAAGAGGTGCCTTAAATGTGTCTAATCTAGACTTTGATCCTGATGCTAATTTTGAAAACAAACACAGAAATGGTTTTGCCTTTGCTGGTTTTGCTGATTTTAATCTATCAGATAATTTGTCATTGTTAACAGAACTGCAATGGTCTGCTGAAGGAGGTAAAGAAAGAAACCTTAGAGCAGATTATCTAAAATTACCGATCCTTCTTAGATTTTCAATATCAGATGATCTGTTGTTAGGTGTTGGTCCTCAGGTTGCTTTAAAAACATGGGAATATGAAGACGCTTTCTCAACATTTGTGTTTTCTGGTGTTGCAGGTGTAGAGTATATGATTACTGATGAGTTGTTCTTGGATGCAAGATATTATTATGGAATTACCAATATCTTAGATGAAGATTTAACAGATATTGAAGCTAAAAACCATGTGATTCAATTTGGTTTTGGAATCAAATTATAA
- a CDS encoding SixA phosphatase family protein, with the protein MKEILLVRHGKSSWEFDVTDFYRPLKQRGIEDSSLVSRELEMKGSAPNVIYSSPATRALSTCKIFAKILEIPENEITIVEDLYDFEGRNVINFIKTLPNELNKVMIFGHNHAFTSISNIFGDRFIDNLPTSGLVKLTFDIEDWKDLKKGTTEFIIIPKDLKE; encoded by the coding sequence ATGAAGGAAATTTTACTAGTTAGGCACGGAAAATCGTCTTGGGAATTTGATGTAACGGATTTTTACAGACCTTTAAAGCAGAGAGGAATAGAGGATTCGTCGTTGGTTTCTAGGGAGTTAGAAATGAAAGGGAGTGCTCCAAATGTGATTTATTCAAGTCCAGCAACTAGGGCATTAAGTACATGTAAAATTTTTGCAAAAATTTTAGAAATCCCTGAAAATGAAATTACTATTGTCGAAGACTTATATGATTTTGAAGGACGAAACGTTATTAACTTTATTAAAACATTACCAAATGAGTTAAATAAGGTTATGATTTTTGGTCACAATCATGCTTTCACATCAATTTCTAATATATTTGGGGATAGATTTATAGATAATCTTCCTACAAGTGGTTTAGTGAAACTAACTTTTGATATTGAAGATTGGAAAGATCTAAAAAAAGGAACGACAGAATTTATTATAATCCCAAAGGATTTAAAAGAATGA
- the miaE gene encoding tRNA-(ms[2]io[6]A)-hydroxylase, with translation MLGLKLPTDPRWVNIVEKNIEDILTDHAYCEQKAASTAISLIIGFPEYTELVQEMIALVEEEMSHFKMVHDRILENGWTLGRDRKDDYVLALINFFPKGGSRTTQLVHRLLYAALIEARSCERFRLLSEELEDKKLAKFYRKLMISEAGHYTMFLNFARQYGDRKDVDEKWEQLLDYEASIMKNLGDKETIHG, from the coding sequence ATGTTAGGACTAAAATTACCAACCGATCCAAGATGGGTAAATATCGTAGAAAAGAATATTGAAGATATTTTAACCGATCATGCCTATTGTGAGCAAAAAGCAGCAAGTACGGCTATTTCCTTAATTATAGGTTTCCCAGAATACACGGAGTTGGTACAAGAAATGATAGCTTTAGTAGAGGAAGAAATGAGCCATTTTAAAATGGTACACGATAGGATTTTAGAAAACGGATGGACACTTGGTAGAGATCGTAAAGATGACTATGTACTTGCGCTTATAAATTTTTTTCCAAAAGGTGGCAGTAGAACGACACAATTGGTTCACAGATTACTATATGCAGCATTAATTGAAGCACGAAGTTGTGAGCGGTTTAGATTATTATCTGAAGAATTAGAAGATAAAAAGTTAGCCAAATTTTACCGTAAACTGATGATTAGCGAGGCTGGACATTACACCATGTTTTTAAATTTTGCTAGACAATATGGAGACCGAAAAGACGTGGACGAAAAATGGGAACAACTTCTTGACTATGAAGCTAGTATTATGAAAAACTTAGGAGATAAGGAAACTATTCATGGATAA
- the ppk1 gene encoding polyphosphate kinase 1: MTKDKNTYINRELSWLKFNERVLQEAADKDVPLIERLRFLGIFSNNLDEFFKVRYATVKRIYEAGKGGKSELGGIRAGDLLEEITQIVITQQNYSLEILEEIDIELQNENIYIINETQIDKTHHEFIKNYFYQELSPALVVIMLNEDVALPELMDISAYLTVKMTNSDGKDQVALIEISSAMDRFVVLPSKNGANYIIMVDDILRYCLDDIFNIFTYDSISAHMIKITRDGELDFDSDLSKSFIDKLSESVKDRQSGEPVRFVYDMNINDDTLSFLLKHMSIDKKESIIPGGRYHNRRDYMSFPSLGRADLLYDKIKPLPVKGLSLEESIFTTIAKKDYMVYTPYHTFSYIVKFLREAALDPKVKTIKITIYRLAQISHVASSLINAAKNGKKVTVSIELRARFDEAANINYAEQMQDEGIKMLFGVTGLKVHCKMCVIEREENDKLVRYGFISTGNFNESTAKIYTDFTLMTANSKILKEVNKVFDFFEVNYQVNRYKHIITSPHYTKSKIFALIDKEIESAKKGKPAYIKLKMNSISSYKMIDKLYEASRAGVKIQMIVRGLCCLVPGVKGMSENIEVISIIDKFLEHTRLYIFSNENNPKIYISSADWMTRNIDNRVEVSCPIYDEDIKVELQHLYDICWNDNVKARVINEIQDNSYRRNDNPKVRAQFDTYKYYLNKLER, from the coding sequence ATGACAAAAGACAAAAACACTTATATTAATAGAGAGTTAAGTTGGTTAAAGTTTAATGAGCGTGTATTACAAGAAGCTGCAGATAAGGATGTCCCTCTAATAGAAAGGTTACGTTTTTTAGGTATTTTTTCTAATAATTTAGATGAGTTCTTTAAAGTTAGATATGCCACCGTAAAACGAATTTACGAAGCAGGAAAAGGTGGTAAGTCTGAATTAGGAGGTATTAGAGCAGGTGATCTTTTAGAAGAGATAACGCAGATAGTTATAACACAGCAAAATTACAGTTTGGAGATTTTAGAAGAGATTGATATAGAGCTTCAAAATGAAAATATATATATTATTAATGAAACTCAAATTGATAAAACCCATCATGAGTTTATTAAAAATTATTTCTATCAAGAGTTAAGTCCGGCGTTAGTCGTAATAATGCTTAATGAGGATGTTGCGTTACCAGAACTCATGGATATTTCTGCTTATTTAACCGTGAAAATGACCAATTCAGATGGAAAGGATCAGGTGGCATTGATTGAGATCTCTTCAGCTATGGATCGTTTTGTAGTTCTGCCGAGTAAAAATGGTGCTAACTATATTATTATGGTAGATGATATTTTGAGATATTGTTTAGACGATATTTTTAACATCTTTACTTACGACAGTATTAGTGCTCACATGATTAAGATTACAAGAGACGGTGAATTAGATTTTGACAGTGATTTAAGTAAGAGTTTTATAGATAAACTTTCAGAAAGTGTTAAAGATAGACAGAGTGGAGAACCAGTGCGTTTTGTCTATGATATGAATATAAATGACGACACTTTAAGTTTTCTTCTAAAGCACATGTCTATAGATAAAAAAGAGAGTATTATTCCAGGTGGTAGATATCATAACCGAAGAGACTATATGAGTTTCCCAAGTTTAGGTAGAGCGGATTTACTTTATGATAAAATTAAACCGCTTCCTGTAAAAGGACTCAGTTTAGAAGAGAGTATTTTTACAACCATTGCCAAAAAGGATTATATGGTTTATACACCTTACCATACATTTTCTTATATCGTTAAGTTTTTGAGGGAAGCTGCGTTGGATCCTAAGGTAAAAACCATAAAAATTACGATTTATAGATTGGCTCAAATTTCTCATGTAGCTAGTTCCTTAATTAATGCGGCTAAAAATGGTAAAAAAGTAACCGTTTCAATAGAACTGAGAGCACGTTTTGATGAAGCAGCAAATATTAATTATGCTGAACAAATGCAAGATGAAGGGATTAAAATGCTCTTTGGTGTTACAGGATTAAAAGTCCACTGTAAGATGTGTGTTATAGAGCGTGAAGAAAATGATAAATTAGTAAGATATGGTTTTATAAGTACCGGAAATTTTAACGAATCTACAGCAAAAATTTATACGGATTTTACGTTAATGACTGCAAATTCTAAAATATTAAAGGAAGTAAATAAGGTATTTGACTTTTTTGAAGTCAATTATCAAGTTAACAGATATAAACATATCATTACCTCACCGCATTATACGAAGTCTAAGATATTTGCATTAATAGATAAAGAAATAGAAAGTGCAAAAAAAGGAAAGCCAGCTTATATTAAACTAAAAATGAATAGTATAAGTAGCTATAAAATGATTGATAAGTTATATGAAGCAAGTAGAGCTGGTGTAAAGATTCAAATGATAGTTAGAGGGTTGTGTTGTTTAGTGCCAGGAGTTAAAGGCATGAGTGAAAATATTGAGGTTATTAGTATCATCGATAAATTTTTAGAACATACACGCTTGTATATTTTTTCGAATGAAAATAATCCAAAAATTTATATTTCCTCTGCAGATTGGATGACTAGAAATATAGATAATAGGGTAGAAGTGAGCTGTCCAATATATGATGAAGATATTAAAGTTGAGTTGCAACATTTATATGATATTTGCTGGAATGACAATGTAAAAGCACGTGTTATAAACGAAATTCAGGATAATTCTTATCGAAGAAACGACAATCCTAAAGTAAGAGCTCAATTTGATACCTATAAGTATTACTTAAATAAATTAGAAAGATAA
- a CDS encoding T9SS type A sorting domain-containing protein produces the protein MYQKTETNAILNRTWYLQTVSDNDTTYSAQSTESPSITIGLEADPFFGNISFNGTGVCNTFNGDYYIYQGDGDEINIESFTPTTNICEPSSDFENAYFSILSDESVNTFGFEIINNGENLILTSITDDEGRSANDNSKFLSFSKEALSVNDFDYNANSIRIVKNPVEDQLLLNFDDNLSFQNLKYTIFNLEGKLIFTSELTTTNIEVHHLLSGLYFINFSDSNNTLTTLKFVKK, from the coding sequence GTGTACCAGAAAACAGAAACTAATGCTATATTAAATAGAACATGGTATTTACAAACCGTTTCTGATAATGACACTACGTATAGTGCCCAGTCTACTGAATCACCTAGTATTACAATAGGATTAGAAGCAGACCCTTTTTTTGGTAACATTTCATTTAATGGTACAGGAGTCTGTAATACATTTAATGGTGATTATTATATTTATCAAGGTGATGGAGATGAAATTAATATTGAAAGCTTTACTCCAACAACAAATATTTGCGAACCATCTAGTGACTTTGAGAATGCTTATTTTTCAATACTTAGTGATGAATCTGTAAACACCTTTGGTTTTGAAATCATCAATAATGGTGAGAACTTAATCCTTACTAGTATTACCGATGATGAAGGTCGCTCTGCTAATGACAATAGCAAGTTTTTAAGTTTTAGCAAGGAAGCACTTTCAGTAAACGATTTTGATTATAATGCCAATTCAATTCGCATTGTAAAGAATCCTGTTGAAGACCAATTATTGTTAAACTTTGATGATAATTTATCATTTCAAAATTTAAAATATACCATATTCAATTTAGAAGGAAAACTGATTTTTACATCAGAACTCACTACAACAAACATAGAGGTACACCACTTATTATCTGGCCTTTATTTTATAAATTTTAGTGACAGCAACAACACATTAACCACCTTAAAATTTGTAAAAAAATAA
- a CDS encoding DUF6923 family protein, producing MKHLYNPKSKTPRTSLTRLVFIMTLVLVNFYSFGQTIVPTNKKGLKIQTQVPSEIYSSTDEAFKLHKPSNYTELQKANIGEANAPFNCDDGFGYILTNVSSSNGNVTGLYSFDLSTNALSVIKDPIIAETNTSQFINAIGYNVIDNFLYGILQGSSKVVKIDSNGDIELLDVTGFTGSNYASGDIDENGILYLFGSSKFVAIDLNPSSPDYLVANTVLQHSNSVNDMAFSPVNNKLYMLTSSGSRLLYEFDPVTNTITNLGSVSGLQSESSNSFGTAYMDALGNMYVANNSSGNTYKIATPHLGGTTATFYSNLPGVIPGDGARCPSQPTKPIAIADSVCITSGTTTITLNVADNDSEGTYTIDPNSVQLIDPNTSLPSNSVTVSGQGTFTLGTNGEVTFQALASFTGVSIEYTILDVIGFTSTPGVITINLNDTEAPTGSASQEFCESENATVADLVASGNDIIWYANQTSDNALDLDTVVNNGDTYYASQTSTAGCESIERLAVTVDFSSEIALVSPEETSCTVVHGTQYTIEATFTGTAPFTASGNGQSGTFTDNGDGTTTWVSGPIESVVEIYNVTIQDKCSSIALTGPSPAECLNTPFDCDEGFAYIIVNDRDSNNDYVSGLYSYDLATHAQTLIKAPLISDPSESQFVNGIGYNILDNNIYGIQQNTNNIVKIDASANVEFLPIVGPFTVGDYSSGDINANGILFLYGENKFISIDLNPSSPNYLTSTNLLNYNVSINDIVVSPVDGNIYMVTSTTNRKLLRFNTTNNTIDDLGIISGLSSETTNAFGTAYMDALGNMYIANNISGNIYRIALPHTGNLVATLHGELIDIEPGDGARCPSQLIIPMANDDSICVTSDEIDAPIEINVLDNDSAGTYEIDVTSVQFVDPVSSSLTTTVTIPGEGTFTVSNSGVVTFEAEPGFSGTSVDYIITDIIGTPSMVATITVNLNTLDAPTGNTNQEFCESSAPTITDLNATGETIQWYASEAETTPIDASEALIDGNIYYATQTSSEGCESIERLAVTVVLNADITLQTAEETICSDDNTTYTIVATFTGSAPFTASGIGQPGTWVDNNDDTFTWTSDAIPANQPYTVDIQDTNSCNTVTLSGEAAICCEFIVSCPTFQETTVSCYGEIPSQTTYTIDEFEALGNSDGIIGDDACGIIIITAQNSTNQNTCNQTITRVYTITSYEDTNGNGILDTNETTVLNSTECAQSITVNDTIAPTFTVPADITVECDVDVSDLLITGDVIDEADNCSVGLEAIFSDSIEDGTCPSASVITRTWTLADDCDNTTTFIQTITVQDTTAPTFTGPADITIECDVDATDLSITGNVTDEADNCAVDLEAIYSDTVEDGTCPGASIITRTWTLADDCDNTTTFIQTITVQDTTAPTFTGPEDITIECDVDITDVSVTGDVTDEADNCAVDLDAIYTDSIEDGTCPGASVITRTWTLTDDCDNTTTFIQTITIQDTTAPTFSVPSDITIECDEDITDITITGDVTDEADNCAVDLEATYSDSVADGTCPSSSVISRTWSLTDDCDNTTTFVQTITIQDSTAPSFNETLPEDLEVECDAVPEAETFTASDNCGTATVTFSEDITNGSCMGEYIIERTWIAADDCGNEAIHTQIISVQDNTAPTSVTAFEETVNVLCDNIPEVPSLVFEDSCSNDIDVSFTEESTQTNNSEDYDIVRTWTVTDDCGNQALFTQTIAVELTNTMQATDINLCIEDSEIDLFDLLSGDFDNNGTWSVVSGNATINGSLFDPASAEVGEYIFMYSIEDANCPADIEVTVTLDDDCVVLSCGEDDVVITKAVTANGDAHNEFFTITGVEDCGFVIELQIFNRWGAEIYKSNNYLNDWGGESHSSSVGSSGKVPTGTYYYIINLKNSGLEPFAGPIYVATN from the coding sequence ATGAAACATTTATACAATCCCAAATCTAAAACACCTAGAACGTCTCTAACGAGATTGGTGTTTATCATGACTCTAGTTCTGGTTAATTTTTATTCTTTTGGTCAAACTATTGTGCCAACGAATAAAAAAGGACTAAAAATTCAGACCCAAGTGCCGTCAGAGATTTACAGTTCAACAGATGAAGCTTTTAAGCTTCACAAGCCTTCAAATTATACAGAATTACAAAAAGCAAACATTGGTGAAGCCAATGCTCCTTTTAATTGTGATGATGGTTTTGGATACATTTTAACAAATGTTTCAAGTTCTAACGGAAATGTTACAGGTTTATATTCATTTGATTTATCTACAAATGCACTAAGTGTAATTAAGGATCCTATAATTGCTGAAACAAATACGTCACAGTTTATTAATGCCATTGGATACAATGTTATTGATAATTTCTTATATGGAATATTACAAGGCAGCAGTAAGGTTGTTAAAATTGATAGCAACGGAGATATAGAATTATTGGATGTTACAGGTTTTACAGGAAGTAATTATGCATCCGGTGATATCGATGAGAATGGAATTTTATATTTATTTGGAAGCAGCAAATTTGTAGCTATTGACTTAAACCCATCAAGTCCGGATTACTTAGTGGCCAATACTGTTTTACAACATTCTAATTCTGTTAATGATATGGCTTTTAGCCCTGTTAACAATAAATTATATATGTTGACAAGCTCAGGTTCAAGATTACTATATGAATTTGATCCTGTTACGAATACCATTACTAATTTAGGAAGTGTTTCAGGATTACAATCTGAATCTTCTAATTCATTTGGTACCGCTTACATGGATGCTTTAGGTAACATGTATGTTGCAAATAATTCTTCAGGTAATACTTATAAAATTGCAACACCTCACTTAGGAGGTACAACTGCTACTTTCTACAGTAATTTACCAGGAGTAATTCCAGGTGATGGCGCACGTTGTCCTTCTCAACCTACTAAACCCATTGCTATTGCAGATAGTGTTTGTATCACATCAGGAACTACAACTATTACACTTAATGTAGCTGATAATGATTCTGAAGGTACATACACAATTGACCCTAATTCTGTACAGCTCATTGACCCTAACACATCGTTACCATCAAATTCTGTAACTGTTTCTGGTCAAGGTACATTTACTTTAGGAACAAATGGAGAGGTGACATTTCAAGCTTTAGCTAGTTTTACAGGTGTCTCTATTGAATATACAATTCTTGATGTGATAGGTTTTACTTCAACACCAGGAGTTATAACTATAAATTTAAATGATACTGAAGCGCCAACGGGTTCAGCATCACAAGAATTTTGTGAAAGTGAAAATGCAACTGTAGCTGATTTAGTAGCTTCAGGAAATGATATTATATGGTACGCCAATCAAACTAGTGATAACGCATTAGATTTAGATACTGTTGTAAATAATGGTGATACTTATTATGCTTCTCAAACAAGCACTGCTGGTTGTGAAAGTATTGAAAGATTAGCGGTTACCGTTGATTTTAGTAGTGAAATTGCTTTAGTATCACCAGAGGAAACTAGTTGTACAGTTGTTCACGGAACCCAGTACACTATTGAAGCTACATTTACAGGTACTGCTCCTTTTACTGCTTCTGGAAATGGCCAATCTGGAACATTTACAGATAATGGTGACGGTACTACAACTTGGGTTTCGGGCCCTATTGAAAGTGTTGTTGAAATTTACAATGTAACTATTCAAGATAAATGTAGTTCTATTGCATTAACAGGACCTTCTCCTGCAGAATGTTTAAATACCCCTTTTGATTGTGATGAGGGTTTTGCTTATATAATCGTCAATGATAGAGATAGTAATAATGATTATGTTTCTGGTTTATATTCTTACGATTTAGCAACACATGCGCAAACCTTAATTAAAGCACCTTTAATTTCAGACCCATCTGAATCTCAATTTGTTAACGGTATTGGTTATAATATTTTAGACAATAATATTTATGGTATTCAACAAAACACGAATAATATAGTAAAAATTGATGCATCTGCCAATGTAGAGTTCCTTCCAATTGTTGGACCATTTACAGTTGGAGATTATAGTTCTGGTGATATCAATGCAAATGGTATTCTGTTTTTATATGGTGAAAACAAATTCATATCTATAGACTTAAATCCTTCTAGTCCAAACTATTTAACATCAACTAATTTATTAAATTACAATGTTAGTATTAATGATATCGTAGTTAGCCCTGTGGATGGAAACATTTATATGGTAACGAGTACAACGAATAGAAAATTACTTCGTTTTAATACAACTAATAACACTATAGATGACCTTGGAATCATTTCAGGATTAAGTTCAGAAACAACTAACGCGTTTGGAACAGCTTACATGGATGCACTTGGCAACATGTACATTGCAAACAATATTTCTGGAAACATTTATAGAATAGCATTACCACATACAGGAAATTTAGTAGCTACACTTCATGGTGAATTAATTGATATAGAACCTGGTGACGGAGCACGTTGTCCTTCTCAATTAATTATTCCTATGGCAAATGATGACTCTATTTGTGTAACTTCTGATGAGATTGATGCTCCGATAGAAATTAATGTTTTAGATAATGACTCTGCAGGAACTTATGAAATTGATGTTACAAGCGTACAATTTGTAGACCCGGTATCATCTTCACTTACAACTACTGTTACAATTCCTGGTGAAGGTACATTTACAGTTAGTAATTCTGGTGTTGTAACATTTGAAGCAGAACCTGGATTCTCAGGAACCTCTGTAGACTACATAATTACAGATATAATTGGTACACCATCAATGGTTGCTACTATTACGGTTAATTTAAATACGCTTGATGCACCTACGGGAAATACAAATCAAGAATTTTGCGAATCAAGTGCTCCGACTATTACTGACTTAAATGCTACAGGTGAAACTATACAATGGTATGCAAGTGAAGCAGAAACAACTCCGATAGATGCATCTGAAGCTTTAATAGATGGGAATATCTATTACGCTACTCAAACATCTTCTGAAGGCTGTGAGAGTATAGAACGCTTAGCAGTAACAGTCGTATTGAATGCAGATATAACATTACAAACTGCTGAAGAAACGATATGTTCTGATGATAATACAACATATACCATTGTGGCAACATTTACAGGTTCAGCTCCTTTTACTGCTAGTGGAATTGGGCAACCTGGGACATGGGTAGATAATAACGATGACACTTTCACATGGACATCTGATGCTATTCCGGCGAACCAACCTTATACTGTTGATATTCAAGATACCAATTCTTGTAATACTGTTACACTATCAGGTGAAGCTGCAATCTGTTGTGAGTTTATTGTGAGCTGTCCTACGTTTCAAGAAACTACGGTATCATGTTATGGAGAAATACCTTCTCAGACAACATATACTATTGATGAATTTGAAGCTTTAGGAAATTCTGATGGAATCATTGGTGACGATGCTTGTGGTATAATCATTATTACAGCTCAAAATAGCACAAACCAAAATACTTGTAACCAAACCATTACACGGGTGTATACAATTACTTCTTATGAGGACACCAATGGAAATGGCATCCTTGACACTAATGAAACTACTGTTTTAAATAGTACAGAATGTGCACAATCTATTACAGTTAACGATACCATCGCTCCAACTTTTACCGTGCCTGCTGATATCACTGTAGAATGTGATGTTGATGTTTCTGACTTATTGATTACAGGTGATGTTATTGATGAAGCAGATAATTGTTCTGTTGGTCTTGAAGCAATTTTTTCAGATAGTATAGAAGACGGAACATGCCCAAGCGCATCTGTTATTACAAGAACATGGACTTTAGCTGACGATTGTGATAATACAACAACATTTATTCAAACAATAACCGTTCAAGATACTACGGCTCCAACTTTTACTGGACCTGCCGATATTACTATTGAATGCGATGTAGATGCCACGGACCTTTCTATAACAGGAAATGTTACTGACGAAGCCGATAATTGTGCGGTTGATCTTGAAGCAATTTATTCAGATACTGTAGAAGACGGGACATGCCCTGGAGCATCTATTATTACAAGAACATGGACTTTAGCTGACGATTGTGATAATACAACCACATTTATTCAAACGATAACAGTTCAAGATACTACGGCACCAACATTCACTGGTCCTGAAGATATCACTATTGAGTGTGATGTAGATATTACTGACGTATCAGTTACAGGTGATGTTACTGATGAAGCGGATAATTGCGCTGTTGATCTTGATGCCATATATACAGATAGCATTGAAGACGGTACTTGTCCTGGTGCTTCTGTAATTACAAGAACATGGACATTAACTGATGATTGTGATAATACAACCACATTTATTCAAACGATAACAATTCAAGATACTACGGCACCAACATTCTCAGTGCCTTCAGATATCACTATAGAATGTGATGAAGATATTACAGACATTACCATTACAGGAGATGTTACGGACGAAGCAGATAATTGTGCAGTGGATTTAGAAGCTACCTACTCAGATAGTGTAGCAGACGGAACGTGCCCAAGCTCATCTGTTATTTCAAGAACATGGTCTTTAACCGATGACTGTGATAACACAACAACATTTGTGCAAACCATAACAATTCAAGATAGCACAGCACCTTCTTTTAATGAAACATTACCTGAAGATCTAGAAGTAGAATGTGATGCTGTACCTGAAGCAGAAACCTTTACTGCAAGTGATAATTGCGGAACTGCAACAGTTACATTCTCAGAGGACATAACTAACGGTTCTTGTATGGGCGAATACATCATAGAGCGCACGTGGATTGCTGCTGACGATTGTGGAAATGAAGCTATACATACTCAAATTATAAGTGTACAAGACAATACAGCACCAACATCAGTTACGGCATTTGAAGAAACGGTAAATGTCTTATGTGATAATATACCTGAAGTACCAAGTTTAGTTTTTGAAGATTCTTGTTCAAATGATATTGATGTTAGTTTCACTGAGGAATCAACACAAACTAACAACTCAGAAGACTATGATATTGTTAGGACTTGGACGGTTACTGATGATTGTGGTAATCAAGCTTTATTTACCCAGACCATTGCAGTAGAATTAACAAATACGATGCAAGCTACTGATATTAACTTATGTATTGAAGATTCTGAAATTGATTTATTTGATTTATTATCTGGTGACTTTGACAACAACGGAACATGGAGTGTGGTCTCAGGTAACGCTACTATAAACGGTAGTTTATTTGACCCAGCTTCTGCAGAAGTTGGTGAGTATATATTTATGTATTCAATCGAGGATGCTAATTGTCCTGCTGATATAGAAGTTACCGTTACTTTAGATGATGATTGTGTTGTATTATCATGTGGTGAAGATGATGTTGTTATTACTAAAGCAGTAACCGCTAACGGTGATGCTCACAATGAATTCTTTACTATTACTGGTGTAGAAGATTGTGGCTTTGTAATTGAGCTTCAAATATTTAATCGTTGGGGTGCAGAGATTTATAAATCTAACAATTATTTAAATGATTGGGGTGGTGAATCGCACAGTTCTTCTGTTGGAAGTTCTGGAAAAGTCCCAACCGGTACATATTATTACATTATTAACCTAAAAAATAGTGGATTAGAGCCATTTGCTGGTCCTATCTACGTAGCTACAAATTAA
- a CDS encoding Ppx/GppA phosphatase family protein — MLKIQKFAAIDIGSNAVRLLISNIIEQDDEPTIFKKNSLVRVPIRLGADVFLKGKISKYNQERMLDTMMAFSLIIKSHGVSRYKACATSAMREANNSAPLSEKIFETCGINIETIDGEEEAAIIAATDLQSFINPNKTYLYVDVGGGSTEFSIIHNGDKKMSRSFKIGTVRLLNDIVKSETWRELENWIKENTKQYEKIELIGSGGNINKIFKISGKDVGKPLTYFYLTSYYKMLQNYSYEERITKLNLNQDRADVIIPATRIYLSAMKWSGAKDIYVPKIGLSDGIIKSMYYETVSSVEV; from the coding sequence ATGCTGAAGATACAGAAGTTTGCAGCTATCGATATTGGATCTAATGCCGTAAGGTTATTAATTTCAAATATTATAGAACAAGATGATGAACCTACAATCTTTAAAAAAAACTCATTAGTTCGTGTACCTATTAGATTAGGTGCAGATGTATTTCTAAAAGGAAAGATATCGAAATATAATCAAGAACGAATGTTAGATACTATGATGGCCTTTAGTCTCATTATTAAGTCTCATGGAGTATCTCGCTATAAAGCCTGTGCGACGTCTGCGATGAGAGAAGCTAATAATAGTGCTCCTTTATCAGAAAAAATATTTGAAACTTGCGGTATTAATATCGAAACTATTGATGGTGAAGAAGAAGCGGCTATAATTGCTGCAACCGATTTGCAATCCTTTATTAATCCTAATAAAACATATCTTTATGTAGATGTTGGTGGTGGAAGTACAGAGTTTTCTATCATTCATAATGGAGATAAAAAAATGTCTAGATCATTTAAAATCGGAACTGTAAGATTGTTAAATGATATTGTTAAAAGCGAAACATGGAGAGAGTTAGAAAACTGGATTAAAGAAAACACTAAACAATACGAGAAAATAGAATTGATAGGTTCTGGTGGAAACATCAATAAGATTTTCAAAATTTCAGGTAAGGATGTCGGCAAACCGTTAACATATTTCTATTTGACGAGCTATTACAAAATGCTTCAAAATTATTCTTACGAAGAGCGCATTACAAAGTTAAATCTAAACCAAGATAGAGCAGATGTTATCATTCCTGCCACCCGAATATACTTATCTGCAATGAAATGGAGTGGTGCAAAAGATATATATGTACCCAAAATAGGACTATCAGATGGTATTATTAAAAGTATGTATTATGAAACAGTGTCTAGTGTTGAAGTGTAA